ACGAGTTCGTCAAGAACCTCATCGCCGTCGAGAAAGGCGAGGTTTTACCGCCGACGAACTTTGCCGAATGGATCACCTACACCTTCGGCCGCGGCATCGCCGAGTGCTACATGCTCCCCTACAACGAGAAGATCTGGAACTACCCGGCCGACCGGATGTCGCACCACTGGGTGGAGGGGCGCATCCCCCGCCCGCCGGTCGAGGATATCATCAAGTCGGCGATCGGGATCGAGACCGAGGGCTACGTCCACCAGGCGGTCTTCTCCTACCCGGTGACGGGCGGAATCGAGGCGCTTGTCGAGGCGATCGCGGAACCGGTCATCCCTGCCGTCCGGACAGGGTTCTCGGTCACTTCCATCCGCGAGGAGGACGGCGGGTTCGCCGTCAGCGACGGCCGAAAGGCCGTCCATGCCGACCGGCTGATCTCGACGATCCCGCTCCAGAACCTGCTCCCCTGCCTCTCCGACGTCCCTGCCGGGGTGCAGGCGGCCTGCGACGCCCTCCGCTACAACTCGCTCTGCTCGGTCTTCATCGGCCTTGCCGGGGAGGTTCCCGATATATCCTGGCTCTACGTCCCCGACGAGAAGACCGGCCTCTTCAACCGGATATCGTTCCCCTCGAACTACAGCAGCGAGGTTGCCCCCTCCGATCACTCCTCGATCCTCGCCGAGATAACCTACAACGACGGGGACGCGGTCTCCCGGATGTCGGACGC
The genomic region above belongs to Methanoculleus horonobensis and contains:
- a CDS encoding protoporphyrinogen/coproporphyrinogen oxidase, yielding MKSAVLGGGLTGITLARLLHERDDDVTVLERNETIGGLCRSRTEAGFTFDAGGSHIIFSRDTEVLSFMLSVLGENADRRTRNTKILYKGRYVKYPFENGLYQLPDEDRFFCINEFVKNLIAVEKGEVLPPTNFAEWITYTFGRGIAECYMLPYNEKIWNYPADRMSHHWVEGRIPRPPVEDIIKSAIGIETEGYVHQAVFSYPVTGGIEALVEAIAEPVIPAVRTGFSVTSIREEDGGFAVSDGRKAVHADRLISTIPLQNLLPCLSDVPAGVQAACDALRYNSLCSVFIGLAGEVPDISWLYVPDEKTGLFNRISFPSNYSSEVAPSDHSSILAEITYNDGDAVSRMSDAEVIEHTVASLAAAGFIPSRDDVVYTGLAREKFAYVVYDTEYQKNIAIVREFCRERGIDLVGRFSQFEYLNMDGCIRSAIDFVRGYP